A single Danio aesculapii chromosome 19, fDanAes4.1, whole genome shotgun sequence DNA region contains:
- the LOC130246687 gene encoding NACHT, LRR and PYD domains-containing protein 3-like, producing MEDKQTSSVEDLNPGCSSQRSETPEPSGVSMKCDQSIIEPVKFDEGHTSTDLSSWRSETSESSGVSMKCDQSIIEPVKFDEGHTSTDLSSQRSETLESSFVSMQSDQSIKVPFKFDGGHTPADLSLNAQLPENQLKSNLLKKFQCVSEGTQRNRTLLNEIYTELYITESDSGEINNEHELRQIETQSRRSATEDTPIQCRDIFTPLPNQDKAIRTVLTKGVAGIGKTVPVQKFIVDWAEEKENQDIQFIFPLPFREINLMKDRKLSLSDLLSVFFPETKQIQLSSDEYKVLFIFDGLDECRLSLDFNSDVKLRNVSESASVDVLLTNLIAGNLLPSALIWITSRPAAADLIPSEFVHRVTEVRGFNDPQKEEYFRKRIRDQSLADTIISHLKSSRSLHIMCHIPVFCWISATVLEKIFSQAERGEIPKTLTQMYTHFLIMQTNIRHEKDYEEKVKDGDMILKLGKLAFEQLEKGNLIFYEEDLRECGLDVTEASVYSGLCTQIFREEFGFSQGKVFRFVHLSIQEHLAALYAHLFCTENSIKLYWKSFNPLIVLHQSAVNEALQSKNGHLDLFLRFLLGLSLESNQTLLRELLKQTRSCSYNKRKTVQLIKQKIKEIDCPERSINLFHCLNELGDQSLMKEIQDYLKSEKIGETKLSSSQWSALVYVLLTSEQKMEDFDLNQFIGTQNTADEVLQKLLPVVKESRSVQLKYCGVTAEGCAALASVLRSNSSLLTELDLSVNKVGDSGVKLLSDALKDPHCKLEILRLSDCGVTAKGCGALALALRSNSSLLTELNLSGNKIEDLGVKRLSDGLKDPHCKLKILRLTDCTITDEGCADLASALKLNSHLTELDLTWNTLGDSGVKRLSDGLKDPHCKLEKLRLSRCKVREEGCAALASALKSNPDHLRKLDLTGNEQGNNGVKLLSKLKADPCYKLDTLIFGY from the exons ATGGAGGACAAACAAACAAGCAGTGTTGAAGATCTTAATCCAGGATGCAG CAGTCAGAGGTCAGAAACACCAGAGCCCAGCGGTGTGTCTATGAAGTGTGACCAGTCAATAATAGAGCCAGTCAAATTTGATGAAGGACACACATCAACTGATCTGAG CAGTTGGAGATCAGAAACATCAGAGTCCAGCGGTGTGTCTATGAAGTGTGACCAGTCAATAATAGAGCCAGTCAAATTTGATGAAGGACACACATCAACTGATCTGAG CAGTCAGAGGTCAGAAACACTAGAGTCCAGCTTTGTCTCCATGCAGAGTGACCAGTCAATAAAAGTGCCATTCAAATTTGATGGAGGACACACACCAGCTGATCTGAG TCTCAATGCTCAACTGCCTGAAAACCAACTCAAATCAAATCTGCTGAAGAAGTTTCAGTGCGTGTCTGAAGGAACACAAAGAAACCGAACACTCCTGAATGAGATCTACACCGAGCTCTACATCACAGAGAGTGACAGTGGAGAGATCAATAATGAGCATGAGCTGAGACAGATTGAAACACAATCCAGGAGATCAGCAACAGAGGACACACCGATCCAATGCAGAGACATCTTTACACCTTTACCTAATCAAGACAAAGCCATCAGAACTGTGCTGACCAAGGGAGTCGCTGGTATTGGGAAAACAGTCCCTGTGCAGAAGTTCATTGTGGACTGGGCTGAAGAGAAAGAGAATCAGGACATCCAGTTCATATTTCCACTTCCTTTCAGAGAGATCAACCTGATGAAGGACAGAAAACTCAGTCTGTCAGATCTGCTGTCTGTGTTTTTCCCTGAaactaaacaaatacaattatccAGTGATGAATATAAAGTGttgttcatctttgatggtctggatgaGTGTCGTCTCTCTCTGGACTTTAATAGTGATGTGAAACTGCGTAATGTCTCTGAATCCGCCTCAGTGGACGTGCTGCTGACGAACCTCATTGCAGGGAAtctgcttccctctgctctcatctggatcacctccagaccagcagcagcagATCTCATTCCCTCTGAGTTTGTCCATCGAGTGACAGAGGTACGAGGCTTCAATGACCCTCAGAAGGAGGAATACTTCAGGAAGAGAATCAGAGATCAGAGTCTGGCCGATACAATCATCTCACACCTGAAGTCCTCCAGGAGCCTCCACATCATGTGCCATATCCCAGTGTTCTGCTGGATCTCAGCCACTGTTCTGGAGAAGATCTTCAGTCAAGCAGAGAGAGGAGAGATTCCCAAGACTCTCACTCAAATGTACACACACTTCCTGATCATGCAGACCAACATCAGACATGAGAAGGACTATGAGGAGAAGGTCAAAGATGGAGACATGATCCTCAAACTAGGGAAACTGGCTTTTGAGCAGCTTGAGAAAGGCAACCTGATCTTCTATGAGGAAGACCTGAGAGAGTGTGGCCTTGATGTGACAGAAGCATCAGTTTACTCAGGATTGTGCACTCAGATCTTCAGAGAGGAGTTTGGCTTCAGTCAGGGGAAAGTTTTCCGCTTTGTTCATCTGAGCATCCAGGAACATCTAGCAGCTCTATATGCTCATCTCTTCTGTACAGAAAACTCCATAAAGTTATACTGGAAATCATTTAATCCATTAATTGTTCTTCATCAGAGTGctgtgaatgaggctttacagAGTAAGAATGGACATCTGGATCTTTTCCTGCGTTTTCTTCTGGGTCTCTCATTGGAATCCAATCAGACTCTCTTGCGAGAGCTACTGAAACAGACAAGAAGCTGCTCTTACAACAAAAGGAAAACAGTTCAGCTCATCAAGCAGAAGATCAAAGAAATAGACTGtccagagagatccatcaatctgttccactgtctgaatgaactgggTGATCAATCACTGATGAAGGAGATCCAGGATTATCTGAAATCAGAAAAAATAGGAGAAACCAAACTCTCCTCTTCTCAGTGGTCAGCTCTGGTTTATGTGTTGCTGACATCAGAGCAGAAGATGGAGGATTTTGATCTAAATCAGTTTATTGGAACCCAAAACACAGCAGATGAAGTTCTTCAGAAACTGCTGCCTGTGGTGAAAGAATCCAGATCAGTTCA GTTGAAATATTGTGGAGTCACAGCTGAAGGTTGTGCTGCTCTGGCTTCAGTTCTGAGATCAAACTCTTCACTCCTGACTGAACTGGATCTGTCTGTAAATAAAGTAGGAGACTCAGGAGTGAAGCTGCTCTCTGATGCACTGAAGGATcctcactgtaaactggagatacTGAG GTTGAGTGATTGTGGAGTCACCGCTAAAGGTTGTGGTGCTCTGGCTTTAGCTCTGAGATCAAACTCTTCCCTCCTGACTGAACTGAATCTGTCTGGAAATAAAATAGAAGACTTAGGAGTGAAGcggctctctgatggactgaaggatCCTCACTGTAAACTGAAGATACTGAG GTTGACGGATTGTACAATCACAGATGAAGGTTGTGCTGATCTGGCTTCAGCTCTGAAATTAAATTCACACCTGACTGAACTGGATCTGACATGGAATACACTAGGAGACTCAGGAGTGAAGcggctctctgatggactgaaggatcctcactgtaaactggagaaacTGAG GTTGAGTCGTTGTAAAGTCAGAGAAGAAGGTTGTGCTgctctggcttcagctctgaaATCAAACCCTGACCACCTGAGAAAACTGGATCTGACTGGAAATGAACAAGGAAACAATGGAGTGAAGCTGCTCTCTAAATTAAAGGCTGATCCATGTTATAAACTGGACACTCTTAT ATTCGGATATTAA